The Spinacia oleracea cultivar Varoflay chromosome 2, BTI_SOV_V1, whole genome shotgun sequence DNA segment ataattatattctgagtattgactccaacccttagcctaagcctctcgctgcgaaactgttcacgcgttctgtcgcaatcgatccataaatcaaacagaacgtatcctgtcccataatcgagattcgttaaataaaaaggagaaatagcaaagtcaaagtggttagttttctgagaaccgtgacgcacctctcaagggtgcgtcgtaatgtgtcccttttcgatgatttaactgctttcctcgccctttttatgaactgttaaactaacctaatttgattgttctatcacgcctaacaaatatgatatttttgggaaatcggattatcatgctaggtcccttaatgttatttaaatcagataatcacgatcgaattagcattatatgttgcatattgctaaaatcaactcagattagtttaatagttaacgcatgtgccttcaattatttatgctgagctagtaaggatatcctgcctctggaattatcgacgagcgaattactcctctcggtagttagagtcccccgaaccctcaatctctaccttgcgggtgtatattgagagatccccacaccagggatcacaagggaacctacggccgtcgtggtcaaacataattgcactccctttatgtcacgataaccgggttttgtcagtttttctcattgtcgttaaaaaatgaatggcgactcctatattactattcaattgggtgtatactcacaggaaatccaattacacttgattgaataaaaagaatcgtcacacccacgagggacaaggtcacgcattagccctgtgctttttcgaccccctcacatctgTGCAGAAAATTATTGATGTTGGGCGATATTTCAGGTCCCGTAATGCTGATGACTTAAGTTGTTTTGAGTTCAATTTTTTCTCTGTCAAGAAAGCTTACAATCTGATGCGAGGTAATTTTGAGCCTGTTGCGTGGAAAAGATTAATTTGTAATAATCCTAGCCCGCCTAAGTGTATTTTCATTGGATGGTTGGTTGTTTTGAGGCGTTTAGCTACCCGTGACAGGCTTCTCAAGATTGGTATTGCTTGTGATCCTGTGTGTTGtttatgggaacaggagcatgAGGATATTGACCACTTATTCTTTGACTGCTCCTGGTCTGCAGCGATCTGGAATAGAGTTTTGGCGTGGGTCGGGTTGGATAGGCATGCTTGCAGGTGGGATGATGAGTTGGATTTTGTTGTTTCTTTTGCTGCTGGTAATTTGGCTGAGCATCAGGTTTACAGATTAGCCCTCTTTACTACAGTTTACTTTGTTTGGCGGGCCCGCAATCAGAAGAAGTTCCAGACTCGTATTCCTGATTCCGCCATATTATTCAAGGAGATTCAATTGGTTGTTTTTTCTCGTTGCTTTATGTTGAAGAAACTCAGGAAGACCAGTCATGAGTTGTAGGTTTTTTTTTGGGTTCCTAGTCTGTGGGGGTTGGCTGTTGTTAGGCTTTTCCCACCTTGAGTtttggggggtttttttttttgctgtttAGCTTGTTTGTATTCTGTTTTTGATGTTTTAATACAAGTAATTAtattctggaaaaaaaaaaaatcaagttcaaaatccaaacacaatctcacccaatggacctctccattggttttacaagaccATTTCCAATCAAAATGCCATTAAGAAATCCAaagggcgccgacccacaaaaccgagcatgccgggccccgtcccataAAACCGAGTCTAAAttcaaatcccgaatacaaaaaTGTGGTTTTTTTAGCCGCGAACCCTTGCCTTAATCTCCAAGCAAAGCGCTAAATGTCAAATCGTACAAAATGTACGATGCCAACTATCAAgaaggacggtgtcatcgtccttctTTTGTGGGCTTCTACCACACGTCATCAGCGTTGGGCGCTACCTAGGCGTCAGGCGCAAGCCTGCTTTGTCCTTTAGCAATTTAATCTCCTATATAAACCCCTCATTTTCACAGAAAAAAAAGAGGAGGAATTTTTAATACAAGTCGTAATCTAGAAATTTCCTCTCAACACAAATCaatacaaaattaaattcaatcttcaaaacttcaaaaatcctacaattttcctaatatcaagagcaattgggagttcaAATCAGAGGCATAACCTAACCCTAATAAGGTAATCCGAATCCCTATTCTAAATTAATATGATCTATTCTAATCTTCTACCTTTCTAATCCAAGATCCAAACTCAAATGATGTTTGTGTTTGAGTTCATACTCATGACAAActaggaaaaatatacaaatgtGCAATCTTTGGGAAGATTTCATCCTTGAAATCTCTCTCAAATGATTTTCCAAGcaccatttcaatattcaaatgcAAGTTTCAACctttgttttcaaaaatgattagtaaaatgAAGAACTTTCACTCTTGAAAGATTTTCcctttacaacaatcatcatacaatCTTACAAAATCCGAACCTTTTcaaaagttcaaggatgtttatgaaaagtgcaatcccttttctaaactagaacatataaactttcaagttcataatacaaaattccatgttcaagttcaatgatgtttaaatgagaGCAAAGTCTCTTTAAACTAGAACATTTTAAATCATGGAGTATGTTAAAGATGAGATTTTTTCTAGCATGAAATCTCTTAATCTTTGATGTTGAGCCTCCCTTTTCAAGTTTAAGTTctatttcaagttctatttcaatgttcaaaatcaatgacacttaaagatgagcaactcatctaaattagttaagatttttagaAAAATGAATCTGTGCcgggcacacttattattaagaagttgcttggcgttcggatttcaaatacaatagtgTTATTTCAATacttcaatttcaataacgcacctTTATCCGCTTAATTTTCTTAAGTGATGATTGCTATTACTATTGCTCTTATTATTACTatgattgcaatttcaatatctcaCCCTTTACTCGCCATTTCCAAGGCGATGTGGTTTTGCACCTAAACAGtgttgtacgcatttcaataatttcttttctACTTATGATGACGCTTTAATTGTTTATTGCATTCATcgcccaacatgctaaatacaacaaaaatacaaaaggttacatcacacttaacgaagataatttttggaaaaagcggccttaggttccttaaattaactttaaagcaaagcaaccacgtacaagtagcaatttCAATGATTCTAAAATGCATGATTGTTGACCTAGTTCCATAATTAGGATTTTGCAAAATAATCCCTGTCTTGTATTCAAATGTATTTCTAAAGCCTACCAAAATAAGCGGTTCATTCCCGTACCTGAATCTCACACATttggtttcaagattcaatgccttgtcCAAAAAGAGAGTCAACTTTAGTCCTTCCAAACGGGACCTTTAATATGTTTCGTGGCGAATCCGTCAAAGTTTAATATTTGAAAGTCGTAGGGGTCTTTACGTAGACTTTTATATATTGAGTTTTGATATTTCAAATGTTCAAAACCGGTTAACGGTATTATGACAACTCTAGATTTTGGCTCCCTTTGATCGggtggtgtagacacctaatttgtgtctcccctaatgggatgatgatgagaccattatccttgctaggtggttggtacaactccgtccggaagtcccaattgctaagatattttccaaaatccaatatccaaagtccaattcccgagctcGTTCCCaatccggaactcggtacaaaattcaatttccaaaaatcaaattcaaaatccaaacacaatctcacccaatggtcCTCTCCATTGGTTTAACAAGGTCGTTTCCAGTCGAAATgtcattaagcaatccaaaaccgggcgccgacccataaaaccgagcatgtcgggccccgtcccgtaaaatcgagtccaaaatacaaaatccgAACACGAAAAAGGGAatgtttttagtcgcaaaattCCTTAACCTCCAAACAAAGCTACGTGCCAAAAATCATACAAGTCGTACAAAGATACAACGCTACAAAACAAAGCACAAGGAGagtgtcatcgtccttgtttGACGGAACCTGGGACACGTCActagcgccaggcgctggccttgcgttggccttgcgctgggcacTGACATGTCTTGGCGTCGCATAACCTCCTATTTAAACCCTCATTTCCACACaaattggggggggggggggaattcaATACACCGTCGTAATTTCAatttttcctctcaaattccaatacaaaattcaagtttccaATCTACAATTTCCACTACAATTTCTCTAAAAtatcaaagcaattgggagcacaaatcggaaaactaacctaatcctaaataggtaaatcTGAATCCCTAATCAAATCATCATGCTATTTTCTACTTTTCTACCTTTctaaattcaatattcaattcctATGATGTTTTCATTTGAGTGCAAACTCATGATAAACTAGGAAAAGTGTTAAAAACTGCAATCTTTGAGAggttttcactcttgaaactcctcccaaatgattttctaagcacattttcaatatcaatatgcaagattcaaactttattttcgaaaatgattagtaaagtgaaTAACTTTCACACTTGAAAGATTTCTCCTTTACAACAATTATCAttggacagagggagtatctgaacttatttgacctgaaactttttttttaaggtgaacagaacgtaCCATAATAGGAAATTGTAAAAGTAGGCATACCATTAGGGTAACTAAAATGGAAAATAGGCACTATATTTTAGGGGCAAATGAATGGGGCGGTTTTGATTAATATGGGAcggtaaatagtaagcccccttaattttcatatttgaacttgagaaCTTTCGTGAAATGGCCTTTGGGCCGCGCCCATTAAAGAGGAAGAGAGCTATCAAAATTTAGAATACGTATAAAATGAGTTTTTGATCCCAAAATTAATTGTTAATCGGAAGAGTAGCAACTCAAGCTTATATGTTTGTTATTATCTCCCTAATTCTTCAACGTAAGACAATTAAGAATGTGCATTTTCTTTTCGGGATCTCAGCATAACAAAACTATTTATgcgaaaaaaaaacatttattttCCCTTGAATTATGTAATAAAatgaacaaattcaacatgtaataaaatgaacaaattcaacatgtATTCAGCTTCATCACAATTCACAATGAaacaattgtttttttttttgtaaagagAACCATAAATGAAAAACCAACAAATGGCGTAAACATGATTTGATATCAGGTCTTGCCTTGAGTATCACCTCCTCAAAACTTACCAATTAAGCTAATTGACACCCACAAATTCACAATGAAGCAATGCTAGTCGTCTCACTTTAATCATACGTGACAATGTCATTTTTTTTTGTGCGAATGAGCTAGCCACGAGGGACATATAAAATTACAAACGGGAACAGGTAATTCAAACTCCTATTGTACACAGTTTGCCAATATTAACCACTAAGCCAGGATTTCATTGGTGGTGACAATGCCCTTGTGATATTCAAGTGGAGCAACAACATCATCACCATCAATTCTATCAAGTGCCAAAACTAAGCCCATAACAAAAGCTGCATCAAACCCAGCCTTGATATTCAAACTGAAAACATCTCTTCCTAGAACTATCTTTCTAGTAGGTTCCACCTTCCGTTTGATATGAGCCGCTGATTCTTTAAACGTGTCATGATCTGAAGAAGAGAGTAGATGAAATACGGTGCAACTTCTCTCACTGAAACATCCCTCGATCTGGTACATTGTAGGAGATTCGTCATTGTAGACTTCTACCATTATGCTGGACCGTCCGATTAGGGTTGACTTCCATATGCTGAATATTGGGTGGTGTTGATGATCGTCGATTATCTCCCCTAAGAATCCTTCCCACCTATGATGAAGTGTAAGCCTCTACAATATGATAATAATGATATGAAAACGAGGTTATGACAATGGACTTGCATcaattttataattaataacaGACACAAGAGAGAATCGTTAAGAAGGTAA contains these protein-coding regions:
- the LOC130467568 gene encoding uncharacterized protein, with protein sequence MRGNFEPVAWKRLICNNPSPPKCIFIGWLVVLRRLATRDRLLKIGIACDPVCCLWEQEHEDIDHLFFDCSWSAAIWNRVLAWVGLDRHACRWDDELDFVVSFAAGNLAEHQVYRLALFTTVYFVWRARNQKKFQTRIPDSAILFKEIQLVVFSRCFMLKKLRKTSHEL
- the LOC110789831 gene encoding protein LURP-one-related 5, which translates into the protein MCDNEVKKEVVVEEVFCNEEEIELTVHKTSMFSHGDGFIVYDSKGDIVFRVDSYTPILKNRLLLMDTFGKPLLTLLPKRLTLHHRWEGFLGEIIDDHQHHPIFSIWKSTLIGRSSIMVEVYNDESPTMYQIEGCFSERSCTVFHLLSSSDHDTFKESAAHIKRKVEPTRKIVLGRDVFSLNIKAGFDAAFVMGLVLALDRIDGDDVVAPLEYHKGIVTTNEILA